GGAAAACCGCCGCCACTGCCGATATCGGCAACCGTCTTGAACTGCTTCTTGGCCGTGGCTTCCTTTACGAAAGGCACAATGGCGGCCGAATTCAGAATATGGCGTTCCCAAATAATGCCAACATCTCTTGGCCCAATCAGACCGCGAGGTTCGCCTTCTTCGGCAAGTTTCGCATGGAAAACACGAAGCTTGCCCAACGCATCCCCCAGCACTTCCTCAAGCATCGGCGAATCATCAAGTTCGTCTGTCACATCACTCATGGGCACCATCCTATATCCTGCTCTTCCTCATTGTCGGTATTCCAGCAAGTACTTCCCGACCATTGACGGCAATATCACATGTCCGGCGCACGGCCAGCATGAAGTCACTCAAAAAATCGCAATAAAAAAAGCGCCACCAAATGGTGACGCCATGTTTCACGTGAAACGAGCCGAACTCAGGCCTCATCCTCGTCTTCAGCATCTTCGGCAGCGGAAGCCTTGAGATACACCGTGACGTAACGACGCGGTTCCTCGCCGTGGGAACGGGACTTCATGCCCTCCTCACGCACCACATCATGCACGATCTTGCGTTCGAAGGAGTTCATCGGCTTGAGATCAACCGGCTCCCCCGTCTCGCGCACCTCGTCGATGGCGTCCAGCGCGATGTCGTGCAGACGCTGGCGCTTGCGCTTCAGATAGCCGTCGACGTCCACAATGAGATGGGAACGCTCGCCGGTCTTCTGCTGCACGGCCAGTCGCGTCAGCTGCTGCAGAGCGTCAACGACTTCGCCGTTGCGTCCGATGAGATGCTTGATGTCCGTATCATCATCGGCGACGATTTGCACGGTAGGGCGATTGTTGCGCACGCCCATTTCGATATCGCCTTCGTAATCGACGATATCAAGCAGTCCTTCAAGATAATCGGCAGCGATATCAGCTTCCTCGTTGAGCTGATCGATGGTCTTTTCCTCATCTTGCGCCATAGTGGTTGTACTCCTTTGAGCGGGGTTTCTATTACTAAAGTCTTATTGTGTAAAGTCTAATTCCTGTTTACCACGTCGACAATAAACGCTGATAAAAGTGGTGTGTCCCGCGTTTCACGTGAAACACGGGACACACTTTTACTCACTTCTTTTTCTTTTTACGGCTCGGCTGCTGACGCTGGTAGCCGCTCTTTTCCTTCACTTCGGCGGCTTCCTTGGCCTTCTGCAGCGCCTCTTCCTCGAGGGATGGCAGACCGGCCTTGGCTCGGCGGGCGTTCTCATGAACATGATCACGCTTTTCCTTCGCTTCGGCGGCCGGAGATCCCGGAGTCGGGAAGACGTGGATCTGCCAGATGGAACGCAACAGATTGCAGATGTTGTTGGTGAGCCAGTACACCAGCACAGCGAACGGCATGGCAATACCGGAGAAAATGTACATGATCGGGAACATCCACAACATCATCTTCTGCATCATTTCGGTCTGCTTGTTTGCCGCAGACTGAGCCATGTTACGCTTCATGCTGTTGTACTGCATGAACCACAGGCAGAAGCACATCAATGCAACGAAGATGGCGATAACTACTTTGCCATGCACGGCGGCGGTCGTGAAGTTATCAGCCACGTTCACACCGAACACTGTGGTGGACGTGAACTGCTTGGCTGTGGCGATGTCGAAAGCGCCAAGACCCTGTCCGTCCCTGAATTTGCCGCGTGCGATGTACGGAATGGCTGACAGCGTATAGAACATGCACATGAATACGGGACCCTGCACGAACATAGGGAGCATGGAAGTGCAGCCACCCATCGGGTTCGCATCATTGTCCTGGTAGAGCTTCATCATCTCGCGCTGCATGGCTTCCTTGCTGGCGGGATCGTTCTTGCCCTTGTATTTGTTTTGGATACGCTGCATCTTTGGCTGCAGGACGGTCATCTGGGCCTGCATCTTGCGCATACCCTTCATGGACTTGTAGAACAGCGGAAAAACGCATGCCTGGACCACAAGTACTAGGAATACGATGGACATGACCCACGAGAAACCGATCTCGTTCATGCCCAGCATCACCAGGAACTTATGGAATACGGCCATGATCTGCGTCATGAGCCACTCGACGGGATACAGGAGCTTATACAGCCAGCCCCAGAAACCGCTGTCGAGGAGGAATTGATTTTGATTCATTACAGGCCAGTCTCCTTATCGCCTATAGGTTTTTCTACGTTCAGAGGCGTGAGCCGAGGTTCCTCGTGTGCCTTCGACCACGAACATCTGTAAAACAAGGAATAAAGCTGCGGAACGTCGTCAATTCCCCCACGGTTCCACTGATTGCAGCGAAGAAGGCGCAATAACGCAAGAAGGCCACCCTTAAGGCGGCCAAATCGTTCAATCGCCTGAATCGCGTAATTGGAACAACTTGGATAATATCTGCAGCAAGGCGCGGTATTCGCGGAAATATGACGTTGGTACCAGCGAATGGCACGAATCATCCAATTTCCGTTACGACCGGCGTTCATTACCGACGCACGGCCTTACGATTCACCGCTTCAAAACATGCTGCGATCTGCTGCTCCAAC
This window of the Bifidobacterium pseudocatenulatum DSM 20438 = JCM 1200 = LMG 10505 genome carries:
- a CDS encoding Jag family protein — translated: MAQDEEKTIDQLNEEADIAADYLEGLLDIVDYEGDIEMGVRNNRPTVQIVADDDTDIKHLIGRNGEVVDALQQLTRLAVQQKTGERSHLIVDVDGYLKRKRQRLHDIALDAIDEVRETGEPVDLKPMNSFERKIVHDVVREEGMKSRSHGEEPRRYVTVYLKASAAEDAEDEDEA
- the yidC gene encoding membrane protein insertase YidC; the protein is MNQNQFLLDSGFWGWLYKLLYPVEWLMTQIMAVFHKFLVMLGMNEIGFSWVMSIVFLVLVVQACVFPLFYKSMKGMRKMQAQMTVLQPKMQRIQNKYKGKNDPASKEAMQREMMKLYQDNDANPMGGCTSMLPMFVQGPVFMCMFYTLSAIPYIARGKFRDGQGLGAFDIATAKQFTSTTVFGVNVADNFTTAAVHGKVVIAIFVALMCFCLWFMQYNSMKRNMAQSAANKQTEMMQKMMLWMFPIMYIFSGIAMPFAVLVYWLTNNICNLLRSIWQIHVFPTPGSPAAEAKEKRDHVHENARRAKAGLPSLEEEALQKAKEAAEVKEKSGYQRQQPSRKKKKK
- the yidD gene encoding membrane protein insertion efficiency factor YidD → MIRAIRWYQRHISANTAPCCRYYPSCSNYAIQAIERFGRLKGGLLALLRLLRCNQWNRGGIDDVPQLYSLFYRCSWSKAHEEPRLTPLNVEKPIGDKETGL